TGCCTCGCGGCCGTCAACGGCGGCGAGATGGCCGTGGGCGGGGAGCAGAAGAaggccccggcgccggcgcccgccgccgcgggggcctCCATGATGGAGCAGCTCGTGCCCGAGATCACCACCCACGCGCTCAGCTACCTCGATTACACCAGCCTCTGCCGCCTCTCCATGACCAACTCCGCgatgcgccgcgccgccaacgacgacggcgcctgGAAGGCGCTCTACCACAAGGTGCGCCTCTGCTCCGCTGCCCGTGCTTGCTCGGCATCCCCTAACATTTCGTCAACTGATGAGCCCTAGGATTGAGAATGCCATGTTTGTTTCTGCTAGAAGAGGACCATTAGCATGGTTAGGTCTTTATGTTTAGAATTGTGTGCCCTGGCTGAGCCATCTGTGCTCTTGAAACTGCTTTTGTTTATTATGCCATTGCATTAAGTACACTGTAATGCATTCAAGATAATGTACTTGataattttttcctttttatgacTGAATTACATGAGCATAGCTATAGGATTCATATCATTCATCAGAGGCCTTTATTAACCTCTGGAAGATTGTTCGGTTAGTTACcgatctaattaatttgtttgcatAAATGGGCGGCAATGCGACCCTGTTTCACAATAAGATATAACAGAAAGACTCgtaaattgttttattttccaaatttCACTGCCTGTTTTGCAGTGCAGCCACACCATTGACATACGTAATGCACACAATATTTATTCCATGTAAATACCCACCGTTAAGTTCGAACAGAACATATATCATTTTCTACCATGCTAGCTTATGTGTACCCTCTTGCCTTGTCCTGTTAGTACGTTTTGTGAGAAAATTTATAatgctatttttttctgtcaTAACAGCACTCCTTGGGATTGCACATTTTATATAGtgtttttacctttttagtaatctaatttataaaattacagATTTTATACTCCTCACGTTCTCATTGGAATCGCAACAATTTGTAGATGCATACAACAACTCCTTATGATTTTTTGTTACATTAGAAGGACCTTTTACCTTCTGTGGGTTGGTTTCACAATGTAAATTGGCTCTTTGTTTCCCTGTAGGACTTTACAGTGGAGCAACACAACATAACACCACCGAACGGATGGAAGGCATATTATGCAGCCACAAAAGCCATCATGAACGTGAATACTGAGTTCTATAATATCATCAGGGAAGGGTCCTTGCCAGCAATGAGTCACTTCTGGCTTAATGCAGATTATGTCAAATGCATACATGCAACTGGAGAGCTTTTTACAGGGTATGTGCTGCATCTCTGATTGGATAATTTGTAGCATGTCTCGTCTGTAGAATGTATCATCAGTCATTATTTCTTTTGGGAAAAATCTTGAAATAATCAATATACACTAGTCTTGAATCAGTTATCATTGTAAGTGATAAAAATGACTAGTTtggaacaaataaaaaagaagttaATCGCTGCTTcagatagaaaatatttaatatgctACCCCATCAACATTTTGTTTCTATGCGAATTCAGATCCTAGTAGCACCTTCTAAAAGTAAAATGGAGTGAGAAAGGGTCTATGTTTTGTTgatttgtataaaatatagaacCACATTTTGGCTTTGCATATTTATGAAGATTATTATGTCACTTTACCCATATGCAACATTCATTTCTTTGCATCATCACTACCCTGTATATTGCCTCATTTGTGAAGACTTGCAGTGTGTACTGCTCTCTCCTTAACTTTTACTGAGAACTATACTTGTAACTAGATCTAGTTTGGCTGATAATTTATTCCAATTGCCTTCACCCTGTTTTTATTATCTTCCTGGCGGAAGCTTTTCACTTGTTTCAcatctttgtttgtttttctttagaatATCTGCTAAGCCTTGAACCTTTTCAGCTTAGTTATTTACATTGACAGACCTGTTTGAGTGCTAACAAGAAATAtgtgtgattttttattatctgtGAAAGCATTTTTTTAGTCATGAATGCATGTGTGTTCACATGTCTTTCTTTccctgtttattttttggcatGTGATTTTTAAACTGTGCATACAAGTAATGAAGTAAATGTTTGTTAGGAATAATCATATTCAtggcttttattttcttctacCTCTTGACCTTCTACACGTGTGCTTTTACAGCATGGATATCCTTTATTATTATGTCCTGTTGAGCTTTTCTTGACCATTCATCATAACTACTACCTTCGTCCCAAAAacagttcatttttcagtttttaaatacagtgttttgactcttcgtcttatttgaaatttttttacgattaatatttttattgttactcgataataaaacatgaatagtactttatgcgaaactaatttttttaagtttttgtacaaatttttcaaataagacgaatggtcaaactttggacatataaatcgaaaaatgaagttattattagacggaggtagtatataacaGGATCAATTGTCAGAatatttctagttttttttttaacaaatcaGAATATTTCTAGTTGATCCATCCTGACTTAAATTTAGTGGTATCACCAGAGGGCTCTTTTGTTGCTTGCCTTTTCTGTTGTTTCTTAAGTTTCTAGAGGCATCCCATGTACTTTTCAACTAAAACCAAGATATATGTCAACTCTGTAAACCTGTGCGTGAAAACAGTTTGAGACTCGTTCTTTGAGAGTTATATTTTCCATTAGTTTTGCTTCTTTTCTCTGTACAGATGGACATATCATTTGCATATGGTTTCTATCCAATCCAACAATCAATTGATGTCCCTGTGAATTGCTGGAGTTGGTCATATCTAACTAATCTTTTTTGACAGGTACAATGCAGTGATGGACAGTTGGGGCTTGCTATTCAACTGGGGCCAGGATGGAGGGCAGGGCATTGGTTTCCAGCTACGCGATGTCCGAGCTCGTGTACTTGGTGAGGTGGCATGGGTTAACATGAAGGCGCATGTTGATGTTGACCCTGGTCCGTTCCATGTGACCAATGTATATGAGTTTCGTAATGGGAGGTGGTATATGGTTCATCACCATAGCTCTCTCATGGCTGACCCTGCTCCACATAATCTGTTTGCTTGAAGTTGAGAACAAAGAATCATTCGCAGCAAAACTTCATGGCACATTTCTATGTTGCTTGCTTCTTTTGCGGTTTAGACTGGTGATAGATTATGAAACATATTTGGGGAGAGCTTTATTTCGCAGTTTTCTCCGTTTATTCCTTCATCCTGAATCTCCTGGTTGTTGATATCCCTTCAGATTTTGTATAAATGTGTCTTAGGAGTAAACTAAATTGGTTAATGAAAGATTGTAGTGCTCGGTGCGGCCCTGACTGACTTCCGGGGAATCTTAGTGCTTGTGTTACTGCTGTTTAACAGCTTTTGCTGTACCTCCTTTTCACtgaggtcttgtttagttcctaaaattcttttctaaaaacatcccatcgaatttttgaacacctaaataaagcactaaacatagatgaaccgaaaaactaattgcacagttatgaaagaaatcttgagacgaatcttttgagcataattagtccatgattagccataagtgctacagtaaataatatgcgctaatgacggattaattaggctcaaaagattcgtttcgcaGTTTCtaagctagccgtgaaattcgtttttcattcgtgtctgaaaaccccttccgacatccggtcaaatatttaacgtgacacttgttctaaaaattttcctaatctaaacaccacctgagCGTCTGGTCTCAAAGTTAAACTTTCAATTTTTGGGAAGGATCTAAAGCGAAACTTATGAGAAACCGTTAGGGCAGTTTGTTTCCGGTTATCTCATTTC
This is a stretch of genomic DNA from Oryza brachyantha chromosome 1, ObraRS2, whole genome shotgun sequence. It encodes these proteins:
- the LOC102722450 gene encoding F-box protein SKIP8, producing MDGYRALIAAGATAVCCLVCAVWAFRSSSSSSSYSSRKRLFQEQQRDLSLGCCGCARCGCLAAVNGGEMAVGGEQKKAPAPAPAAAGASMMEQLVPEITTHALSYLDYTSLCRLSMTNSAMRRAANDDGAWKALYHKDFTVEQHNITPPNGWKAYYAATKAIMNVNTEFYNIIREGSLPAMSHFWLNADYVKCIHATGELFTGYNAVMDSWGLLFNWGQDGGQGIGFQLRDVRARVLGEVAWVNMKAHVDVDPGPFHVTNVYEFRNGRWYMVHHHSSLMADPAPHNLFA